GCTCACCTTGGTCCCGATCGTGTGCATGTACGTGTCCTGGTACTCGTTCAGCACGAACCGCCGGATCAGGGAGGTCTTGCCCACGCCGCCCTCTCCCATGAGGACCAGCTTCGTCTTCATCTGGCGGATTGTGGGCATGGCTATCGCGCCTTTCGTCCCGCATCCGGACCCCGCGTATAAGCCATTTCGCCGGGACGGTTGCGCACGATAAGGAGACCTGGGCTGGGCTCACACGTCTCTGCGCATGACACAACCATAGCCTGCGAGCGGCAAGGCGTCTAGCCTGAGAATCAACACAAGCGTCTGGCAGCAGGTGGGTGCGTTCTAGCTTCTAAGAACAAGAATCAGAACGAATGCCGAAGGCTTTATCCGCGCAGCGAGGAACGACGATCGCATGCGGATGCGCCCCCAGGGCCCGCAGATCGCGGTTCCCCTTTGGCTCATCGAGTGGTCCAAGTCCCGAGACTTGTTCCTCTCACTGGCTCACAACCCCTGGGTCTATCGTCCGAACTGAGGCGCGGCTCGTTTCTCGCAGCGGTTTCGTCTCGACGCGGCGACGTTCGTCGCCTCCGGATTTCGGATAACCGAAGAAGTTAAAGCCGACCGAGCCTTCAGCGCCGCCGACCGAGGGCGGGCATGGCCGAGGCCAGGACGAGGCGATACCGAGAGCCCAACGTTCACCACGGCAGCCCGTGGCCTCTCGTCATCGCCATCGGCGCCGGCGTGGGTTACGTGGGCCTGCTCGTCAACATCCCACTGCTCATCCTCGGACTCGTCGTCTTCGTGAGCGGCGCGATCGGCTGGCTGCGCGACGACCTTCACACGACCCCGCGCGCCTACTACGGGCCGGGGACGGAGAACCTGCCCGTTCTCGGCCGCGTGAGCGCGAGGAAGCTCGCGACCTGGCTTTTCCTCGCGACCGAGGTCATGTTCTTCAGCGCGATCATCGGCGCCGCGTGGACCGTGCGGCTGCGCGTGACGGCCACTCCCGGCGCGCTCCCGTGGGCGACCTCGGGCCAAATCTTGAACGTGCCCGGGACCGCCTTCGTGACCTTCATCCTCATCTGTTCGAGCCTCACCATGGTGGAGGCCCTCGCCTCCATCGGGCGGGGCGACGTGAAACGCATGCGGTACTTCCTCGCCGCGACCATGCTCCTGGGCCTCACGTTTCTCGCGTTCCAGGCCAACGAGTTCTACCACCTGTACTTCGCGGACCACCTTACGTTCACGACGGCCCCCTACGGGGTCAACACGAACTTCGGTCCCGCGTTCTTCATCCAGACGGGGACGCACGGGGCCCATGTGACCGCGGGCGTCCTGGCCCTCGCCTACCTGAACGTGAAGGCCTGGAGGGGCGGCTTCACGAAGGAGAACCATGAGACCGTCGAGCTCGTCGGGCTCTACTGGCACTTCGTGGATGTGGTGTGGATCTTCCTGTTCACGCTCGTGTACCTGATTTGAGGGAATGACCATGGCGGCGGAGACGGCAACGGCGGTCCCGAGGGTCACGGCGACCGAGGAGCCCGTGCGGCGGCCCTACGTGTACGTGTTCATCGCGCTCGCCGTCGTCACCGCCATCGAGGTCTACATCTCGACGCAGACGTTCCCGTCCCTTGCGGGTGTCGCCCCATCCGTGCTCCGGATCTCCAGCCTGATTCTCCTGGCGACGTTCAAGGCGAGCCTCGTCGTCGCGTACTACATGCACCTCAAGTACGAGCCGCGGTGGATGATGCTCATCCCGTTTGGCGCCCTCGCCCTCGTGTTCGTCCTCGTCGCAGCGCTCACCGCGTCCTCGGTTCCCTCCCTGCCGCAACCCTGACGCGACGCCGGGATGCGAAGCCCATCCCGGTTCGTGTCGCTGGGATGGCGAGAAACCGGGATGAAGACCGCGTGTCGGTCGGTTCGGGACCCACGAACCGTGTCACTTGTGCCCGGGTGGAGCACGTAGGATCCCGCCGGAGAGGGGGCGGGGGTGAGCAACCCAGCGCATCACTCCGGTACCCGATTGCACCCCGCGGCGGAGGGAGAGTGGGCTCGACCGGACCCATACCGGTTCCGGTTTGGGTTCTCGAGGCCCGTCTTCGCAGCGAAAACCATGACGCCCCAGGCTCTCGGGACGAACCACCACGAGGACGAGCCACAAAGTCTTTCCACCTAACGACCTATGCAACGGACAAGGGAGGTGGTACGAACGCGACATGACGCATCGGAAACACTCCCGGGCGAAGCTTAGGCCGTTCCGGATCGACGACGCCGCGGACATCTGCCGCATCTACCCCATGTTCTTCGTGGACAACGCGGTGCGCTACGGTAACAGCCGGTTGACTGTGGCAGAGGTGGGCGGCCAGGTGGTCGGCCTTGTGATGTGGGGCCCCGCGTTCGAGCCCGCATGGTTCGACCCTGGGGTTGGGCGGTGGGCGGAGCTCCACGAGCTCCACGTCCATCCGGACTACCACGACCGAGGAATCGGAACGCGGCTCGTCCGAGCGGCCATCCGGCAGGCGCGCGAGGCAGGCCATTCCGTGATGTACGTCATCACAGACGATTCCAACGGCCCCGCCCG
This portion of the Thermoplasmata archaeon genome encodes:
- a CDS encoding cytochrome c oxidase subunit 3 — translated: MAEARTRRYREPNVHHGSPWPLVIAIGAGVGYVGLLVNIPLLILGLVVFVSGAIGWLRDDLHTTPRAYYGPGTENLPVLGRVSARKLATWLFLATEVMFFSAIIGAAWTVRLRVTATPGALPWATSGQILNVPGTAFVTFILICSSLTMVEALASIGRGDVKRMRYFLAATMLLGLTFLAFQANEFYHLYFADHLTFTTAPYGVNTNFGPAFFIQTGTHGAHVTAGVLALAYLNVKAWRGGFTKENHETVELVGLYWHFVDVVWIFLFTLVYLI
- a CDS encoding cytochrome C oxidase subunit IV family protein — its product is MAAETATAVPRVTATEEPVRRPYVYVFIALAVVTAIEVYISTQTFPSLAGVAPSVLRISSLILLATFKASLVVAYYMHLKYEPRWMMLIPFGALALVFVLVAALTASSVPSLPQP
- a CDS encoding GNAT family N-acetyltransferase translates to MTHRKHSRAKLRPFRIDDAADICRIYPMFFVDNAVRYGNSRLTVAEVGGQVVGLVMWGPAFEPAWFDPGVGRWAELHELHVHPDYHDRGIGTRLVRAAIRQAREAGHSVMYVITDDSNGPARRVYEKNGFREHNRVVRYKVRL